The Procambarus clarkii isolate CNS0578487 chromosome 4, FALCON_Pclarkii_2.0, whole genome shotgun sequence genomic sequence TTCGCAAGACCCCTTCTGATAATATTCATGAAATACTagctttacaacaacaaaatgatataaatattaagaccttacaacaaagaaatgaaacaataacttctaacctgttgaccattcaacagacaaatGCTAGTCTCCATGATTCCAATAAACAAAGGCTTTCAGAATTAGGTGAGACAAGAATGCATTTGTCAATGATTAACCATGATGAGACTTTGGTGGACCCCATAGAATACGAAGAAactcaaatgaataaatttacttCGATCATCCAAGCCATCACTTCTCAGCTCGATGCTTACTTGGCCAGGACATGCAACAATAAGTATTTGAGATCAGTATACGACAAACTCTCAATAAGAGAAATGTTTTGCAGGAATGAAATGGCCAAATCTGAAATGATGTAATTATTTATTTCACTTTCAAATCATATATTCaaatttatattctgcgcccagttctataaGAATCTTGTCACGGTAATAAACGATAACATTCTTCGGCGTTCCATTCAATTAAACCTTCATTTTTCACGAGAAATGTAT encodes the following:
- the LOC138371041 gene encoding uncharacterized protein — encoded protein: MSLEEYQLKLATCENDIKSQNMQFLECQQALQKCKDDKLSEKEEYNNLLKEITEDLNANNVQRFYYIILNVIRKTPSDNIHEILALQQQNDINIKTLQQRNETITSNLLTIQQTNASLHDSNKQRLSELGETRMHLSMINHDETLVDPIEYEETQMNKFTSIIQAITSQLDAYLARTCNNKYLRSVYDKLSIREMFCRNEMAKSEMM